Proteins encoded together in one Ipomoea triloba cultivar NCNSP0323 chromosome 4, ASM357664v1 window:
- the LOC116015853 gene encoding uncharacterized protein LOC116015853, producing MSGGLAMFWRDTNLASLIGYSNNHIDVIVSLPDKPQWRLTGFYGYPERSRRHQSWDLLRTLSSVSNLPWMVVGDFNDIACHSEKRGLHLHPGSLIEGFTAALHECHLNDLGMVGPRFTWERGRGTDTWVEERLDRAVASLTWTDIFEEVEVRNVLALTSNHCAIFLDLEAIPLWKWGGEYFRRFGDRVNFLRRRLEFLRDYRSPVAVNEYKMIESELCALLLQEEIFWRQRSKQLWLKHGDLNTKIFHQSASARRRHNRLTRLRNSAGVWVEGQSMAGEVLHYFQDIFSSSGTSVNLFNRVQTRVTEAMNTKLLQPFTMEEIKTALFAMAPEKAPGPDEKAPERVTDLRPIALCNVAYKVMAKVIANRMKDVLDYIISPSQSAFVPDRLLTDNIIVAGEVGHYLRVKKNGAVGWAALKLDMAKSYDRMEWQFLEGMMLALGFAQEWVNLIMLCVSSVRYSLLVNGEPIGMINPTRGIRQGDPLSPYLFIICADGLSVLLQKAEARGDIHGVKVARGAPSVSHLFFADDSLLFFKACHHEAQTIKQCLAEYSSASGQLVNFDKSSIIFSSNTSTEMRELVESNFGVRVTNDFGRYLGLPSVMGNNKTTICWQMELAAATN from the exons ATGAGTGGAGGATTAGCTATGTTTTGGAGGGATACAAACCTCGCCAGTCTAATTGGTTATTCTAATAATCATATAGATGTTATTGTTTCTCTTCCTGACAAGCCACAATGGAGGTTAACGGGGTTCTATGGTTACCCTGAAAGATCGAGACGCCATCAATCATGGGATTTGTTACGTACCCTTAGTAGTGTCAGCAACCTGCCGTGGATGGTTGTAGGTGATTTCAACGATATTGCTTGCCATTCCGAAAAACGTGGGCTTCACCTGCATCCAGGTTCACTGATTGAAGGCTTTACTGCTGCATTGCATGAATGTCATCTGAATGATCTGGGAATGGTTGGACCACGGTTCACCTGGGAGAGAGGGCGAGGAACAGATACGTGGGTGGAGGAACGGTTAGACCGAGCGGTGGCTTCTTTGACATGGACAGACATCTTTGAAGAAGTTGAAGTTCGTAATGTTTTAGCACTTACTTCTAACCATTGCGCAATTTTTCTCGATCTGGAGGCTATTCCA TTGTGGAAATGGGGTGGCGAATATTTTCGGAGGTTTGGTGATCGTGTTAACTTCCTGCGCAGGCGGCTTGAGTTTCTACGCGATTATAGAAGTCCTGTGGctgttaatgaatataaaatgaTTGAGAGCGAGCTCTGTGCACTACTACTACAGGAGGAGATTTTTTGGCGCCAAAGGTCTAAGCAACTTTGGTTAAAGCATGGCGAccttaatacaaaaatttttCACCAATCCGCTTCGGCTCGGAGACGCCACAATCGGCTTACGAGGCTTCGTAACTCAGCTGGTGTATGGGTGGAGGGTCAAAGTATGGCTGGAGAGGTTCTGCATTATTTTCAAGACATCTTCAGCAGCAGTGGGACGAGTGTGAACTTATTTAATAGGGTTCAGACGCGTGTTACTGAGGCTATGAATACTAAACTGCTGCAACCTTTCACTATGGAGGAAATCAAAACTGCTCTCTTCGCGATGGCTCCAGAAAAGGCTCCGGGACCTGACG AAAAGGCTCCTGAGCGTGTTACAGATTTACGGCCAATTGCTTTATGCAATGTCGCCTACAAAGTCATGGCAAAGGTTATTGCTAACCGTATGAAGGATGTTCTAGACTACATTATCTCCCCATCGCAGAGCGCCTTTGTTCCAGACAGACTACTGACTGATAATATCATAGTAGCGGGAGAAGTGGGCCATTACTTGAGAGTGAAAAAGAACGGAGCTGTGGGTTGGGCCGCCTTGAAACTGGACATGGCGAAGTCCTATGATAGAATGGAGTGGCAATTTTTGGAAGGCATGATGCTTGCACTAGGTTTCGCACAGGAGTGGGTAAATTTAATAATGCTTTGTGTTTCTTCAGTCCGGTACAGTTTATTAGTTAACGGGGAACCGATTGGTATGATAAATCCAACAAGAGGTATTCGTCAAGGTGATCCTCTCTCTCCCTATCTGTTCATTATTTGTGCAGATGGTCTTTCTGTGCTATTACAAAAAGCGGAGGCAAGAGGTGATATTCATGGGGTGAAAGTTGCAAGAGGTGCACCTTCGGTCTCGCACCTCTTCTTTGCGGACGACAGTCTCCTGTTCTTTAAAGCTTGTCATCATGAGGCACAGACGATTAAACAGTGCTTGGCTGAGTACAGTTCGGCTTCAGGCCAACTGGTCAATTTTGATAAATcaagtattatttttagttcTAATACTTCTACGGAGATGAGGGAGTTGGTGGAATCAAATTTTGGTGTACGTGTTACAAATGACTTTGGTCGCTATTTAGGCTTACCTTCAGTGATGGGAAATAATAAGACAACTATCTGTTGGCAAATGGAGTTGGCAGCAGCCACAAATTAG